A part of Misgurnus anguillicaudatus chromosome 6, ASM2758022v2, whole genome shotgun sequence genomic DNA contains:
- the LOC129433927 gene encoding hypermethylated in cancer 2 protein: MELPNYASQLLLQLNQQRSKGFLCDVIIMVDNTLFRAHKSVLAATSHYFKSLVLHDNLIHLDPDMVDPVVFQQILDFIYTGRFSDETLESLDLSSLLTTANFLQLNDLANLCSSKINQNGSLGNLARGMSLRVQRYSSPTSNKSSSRLYDRGIEEHSSDTETYTCMTPPKKRHNVESRYISRKKQDLGLDLSKKNLNIEMNANEVFVPRTISNNVHPGINGKCVPKEEKWIIPLDGAQERKKEGSRRKSKVNGYIPLGKGVNQLSQNQTFTVQLSVKKEKDSGGKTQDETPNGSTNFVYQKETFLKEPEGENPYVCIPCEKGFPSSESLKSHVETHIVEDMDVKVEDDEEEDEGDGDPGVTRVSQKAPENPERSPPKSLKDVDTVRPFPCNICGKMFTQRGTMTRHMRSHLGLKPFACEECGMRFTRQYRLTEHMRVHSGEKPYKCQVCGGKFTQQRNLISHMRMHTSPS; encoded by the coding sequence ATGGAGCTCCCCAATTACGCCAGTCAGCTGCTTCTCCAGCTCAACCAACAGCGCTCCAAGGGCTTCCTGTGCGACGTCATCATCATGGTCGACAACACGCTTTTCCGAGCCCACAAAAGCGTCCTCGCCGCCACCAGCCACTACTTCAAATCCCTCGTTCTTCACGACAACCTCATCCACCTCGACCCTGATATGGTGGACCCGGTTGTTTTCCAACAGATCCTGGACTTCATTTACACAGGCAGATTCTCCGACGAGACCCTCGAAAGTCTGGATTTGAGTTCGCTGCTCACCACAGCTAACTTTCTCCAGCTCAATGACCTCGCAAACCTGTGCTCCAGTAAGATCAACCAGAATGGCTCCCTCGGTAACCTGGCTCGTGGGATGTCCTTACGAGTGCAGAGGTATTCCTCTCCTACCTCAAACAAATCTTCGAGCCGATTGTACGACAGGGGAATCGAGGAGCATTCATCGGACACGGAAACGTACACGTGTATGACCCCTCCCAAAAAGAGGCACAATGTTGAAAGTAGGTACATTTCGAGGAAAAAGCAAGACTTGGGGTTGGATTTGTCAAAGAAAAATTTGAATATCGAGATGAACGCCAATGAGGTTTTCGTACCTAGAACGATCTCCAACAACGTGCACCCGGGAATAAATGGAAAATGCGTTCCAAAGGAGGAAAAGTGGATCATTCCTTTGGATGGAGCTCAGGAGAGGAAAAAGGAGGGATCTCGCAGAAAATCCAAGGTTAATGGTTACATTCCTCTGGGGAAGGGTGTAAATCAACTTAGCCAGAATCAAACGTTtactgtccagttgtctgtgaAGAAAGAGAAAGATAGTGGAGGAAAAACGCAAGACGAAACACCAAACGGCAGCACCAATTTCGTCTATCAAAAGGAGACGTTTCTGAAAGAACCCGAAGGGGAAAACCCCTACGTTTGCATAccgtgtgaaaagggctttccTTCTTCCGAAAGCCTCAAATCTCACGTAGAAACGCATATTGTTGAAGACATGGATGTGAAGGTTGAAGACGACGAGGAGGAGGATGAAGGCGACGGAGACCCTGGAGTCACCAGAGTCTCGCAAAAAGCTCCCGAGAACCCGGAGCGAAGCCCACCGAAGTCGCTCAAAGACGTCGACACGGTGCGTCCGTTCCCATGCAACATCTGCGGCAAGATGTTCACGCAGCGAGGAACGATGACGCGCCACATGCGCAGCCACCTCGGCCTGAAGCCGTTCGCGTGCGAGGAGTGCGGGATGCGCTTCACCAGGCAATACCGTCTCACCGAGCACATGCGTGTCCATTCGGGGGAGAAACCGTATAAGTGCCAGGTCTGCGGGGGCAAGTTTACGCAACAAAGAAACCTCATTAGTCACATGCGGATGCATACCTCACCATCCTAG